The Uruburuella testudinis genome window below encodes:
- the fhuB gene encoding Fe(3+)-hydroxamate ABC transporter permease FhuB, which produces MVNLLKRPVSRWALLLLLAAFACSAWVLKLQWHWPWATLFAAPDTLPLDALMVQNNTLPRMAMALLAGGSLALATMLLQQIMRNPLASDSTLAVSSGAQTALVAATVFAPALTAYGNAPVAFGGSAAALAMVLWLSARRELVPLMVVLAGLVTSLYLGAVTGIVTLFYSEETRGIMLWGSGSLLQDSWHDSTALLWRILAAVAVLALLVKPLAMMSLSDDQAAALGIPVKTIRLAALAVAAFLSANVVGMVGMMGFIGLAAATAVRQLGVRTLWARLSAAFVFGALMLLLTDNLLILLNHYRQIDLPAGAVTGLIGAPLLLWLMMRTPARSAIQTASAQTVARLQASPLLRMLPLLLLLAVALALFCGQGADGWQFAFHADLLALRYPRLLTAAACGIMLAVTGVLLQRLTQNPMASPELLGISSGTAFGVMTAVLVFDIPAGSSGFWLAGIASALAALWLIMLFNRKSGLQPEKVLLTGIAVAALADAFIRVWSAGGDLRIQQLLVWLSGSTYQAAPLLSGSMLALALILLLATLPLSRWLGLLSLNATVAQSAGVHVAAARITLIMFSALLTALATLLIGPLSFVGLLAPHLANMLGARLPKQQLFYAALIGATVMTLADWLGRQIGFPYEIPAGLMATLLGGGYFLLMMRRM; this is translated from the coding sequence ATGGTAAATCTGCTCAAACGGCCTGTTTCGCGCTGGGCGCTGCTGTTGCTGTTGGCGGCGTTTGCCTGCTCGGCATGGGTGTTAAAGCTGCAATGGCATTGGCCGTGGGCAACTTTGTTTGCCGCCCCCGATACATTGCCGCTGGATGCGCTGATGGTGCAGAACAACACCCTGCCGCGCATGGCAATGGCACTGCTCGCCGGCGGCAGTTTGGCGCTGGCCACCATGTTGCTGCAACAAATCATGCGCAATCCGCTCGCCTCCGACAGCACCTTGGCCGTCAGCAGCGGCGCCCAAACCGCATTGGTGGCGGCCACCGTGTTTGCACCGGCGCTGACGGCCTATGGCAACGCGCCGGTGGCGTTCGGCGGTTCGGCCGCCGCATTGGCCATGGTGTTGTGGTTGTCGGCCCGGCGCGAGTTGGTGCCGCTGATGGTGGTGCTGGCCGGCTTGGTAACCTCGCTTTATCTTGGCGCCGTTACCGGCATCGTTACTCTTTTTTATTCCGAAGAAACCCGCGGCATCATGCTTTGGGGCAGCGGCTCGCTGCTGCAAGACAGCTGGCACGACAGCACCGCATTGCTGTGGCGCATTCTGGCCGCCGTCGCCGTGCTGGCATTATTGGTCAAACCGCTGGCGATGATGAGCCTGAGCGACGATCAGGCCGCCGCGCTCGGTATTCCGGTCAAAACCATACGTCTGGCGGCTTTAGCCGTTGCCGCTTTTCTCAGCGCCAATGTGGTGGGCATGGTGGGCATGATGGGTTTTATCGGCCTGGCCGCTGCCACAGCCGTACGCCAGCTCGGTGTGCGCACTTTGTGGGCGCGACTGTCGGCGGCGTTTGTGTTCGGCGCCCTAATGCTGCTGCTGACCGATAATCTGCTGATATTGCTCAACCACTACCGCCAAATCGATTTGCCCGCCGGCGCGGTAACCGGCCTGATCGGCGCACCGCTGCTGCTGTGGCTGATGATGCGCACCCCCGCCCGATCTGCCATTCAGACGGCCTCGGCGCAAACCGTGGCGCGGCTTCAGGCATCACCGCTGCTGCGGATGCTGCCGCTGTTGTTATTGCTGGCGGTGGCACTGGCGCTGTTTTGCGGGCAAGGCGCCGACGGCTGGCAGTTTGCTTTTCATGCTGATTTGCTGGCACTGCGCTACCCGCGTTTGCTCACCGCCGCCGCTTGCGGCATCATGCTGGCGGTTACCGGGGTATTGCTGCAACGGCTTACCCAAAACCCGATGGCCAGCCCCGAATTGCTCGGCATCAGCTCCGGCACCGCATTCGGTGTGATGACAGCGGTATTGGTGTTCGACATCCCCGCCGGCAGCAGCGGTTTTTGGCTGGCCGGTATTGCCTCGGCGTTGGCCGCTTTGTGGCTGATAATGCTGTTTAACCGCAAAAGCGGTTTGCAGCCCGAAAAAGTGCTGCTCACCGGCATTGCCGTGGCCGCGCTGGCTGATGCCTTTATCCGCGTGTGGTCGGCCGGCGGCGATTTGCGCATACAGCAACTGCTGGTCTGGCTTTCCGGTTCCACTTATCAGGCCGCGCCGCTGCTTTCCGGCAGCATGCTGGCGCTCGCGCTAATACTGCTGCTGGCCACCCTGCCCCTGAGCCGCTGGCTCGGTCTGCTCAGCCTCAACGCCACAGTGGCTCAATCGGCTGGCGTGCATGTTGCGGCGGCACGCATAACGCTGATTATGTTCAGCGCCCTGCTCACCGCACTGGCCACGCTGCTCATCGGCCCCCTGAGCTTTGTCGGCCTGCTCGCCCCGCACCTGGCCAATATGCTCGGCGCGCGCCTGCCCAAACAGCAATTGTTTTATGCGGCTTTAATCGGCGCCACCGTGATGACACTGGCCGACTGGCTCGGCCGCCAAATCGGTTTTCCTTATGAAATCCCCGCCGGCCTGATGGCAACGCTGCTCGGCGGCGGCTATTTTTTGCTGATGATGCGGCGCATGTAA
- a CDS encoding ABC transporter substrate-binding protein, with protein MRKYFSDGLKAAILILMLAPAQAAPRVATSDWTTAETLAAMGHPPVSLGDKRAYRDWVNHPPMPQTVLDSGLRFQPNLEQLYRVKPDFFIQSPWFGHLKTQFEQIAPVHEVRFSTDNGIRYAQTLAATRRLGRIIGDSAAAERLIGAAESQFARQRKTLAPHAERPLAVIQFVDARHARIYGHTSMYHVVLQKLGLKNAWQGDSNEWGFANIALTDLAKLPPDTLLIIVQPHPRNTRSALGKSALWQRLPFAKPQNRRILPPSWSYGALPSMQHFADGLAQQLPSEKESAW; from the coding sequence ATGCGCAAATATTTTTCAGACGGCCTCAAAGCCGCCATATTGATTTTAATGCTCGCCCCCGCCCAAGCCGCACCACGCGTGGCCACTTCCGACTGGACCACTGCAGAAACGCTGGCGGCCATGGGGCATCCGCCGGTGAGCCTGGGCGACAAGCGTGCCTACCGCGATTGGGTCAACCACCCGCCCATGCCGCAAACCGTGCTGGATTCGGGGCTGCGCTTCCAACCCAATCTGGAGCAGCTTTACCGGGTGAAGCCCGATTTTTTTATCCAATCGCCATGGTTCGGCCATCTGAAAACGCAGTTCGAACAAATCGCACCGGTGCATGAAGTCCGCTTCAGCACCGACAACGGCATCCGCTATGCGCAAACGCTGGCCGCCACCCGCCGATTGGGGCGGATTATCGGGGATTCTGCCGCTGCCGAACGGCTGATTGGCGCCGCAGAAAGCCAATTTGCCCGCCAGCGCAAAACCCTTGCACCTCATGCCGAACGGCCGCTGGCGGTGATTCAGTTTGTCGATGCCCGCCATGCCCGGATTTACGGCCACACCAGCATGTATCACGTGGTGTTGCAAAAACTCGGTTTGAAAAACGCTTGGCAGGGCGATTCCAACGAATGGGGCTTTGCCAACATCGCGCTGACCGATTTGGCCAAGCTGCCGCCCGACACGCTGCTGATTATCGTGCAGCCGCATCCGCGCAACACCCGCTCCGCACTCGGCAAAAGTGCATTGTGGCAACGGCTGCCGTTTGCCAAACCGCAAAACCGCCGCATTCTGCCGCCATCGTGGAGCTATGGCGCGCTGCCTTCGATGCAGCATTTTGCCGACGGCCTCGCACAACAATTGCCGTCTGAAAAGGAAAGCGCATGGTAA
- a CDS encoding ABC transporter ATP-binding protein, whose product MFQLQQTTFAVPDRILLHDITLSFKPNRVYGLIGHNGSGKSTLLKLLTRQTQPTGGSILLDGRPVATYSARDYAKQVAYLPQHLPAATALTARELVTMGRYAWSGLLGRSNDADRRAIAEAFALTHTERFADQIVDTLSGGERSRIWLAMCLAQQSRYLLLDEPLAALDIAHQLEVMALVRDLSQRLNLGVIIVIHDINLAAQYCDELVALKQGRLLKQGKPAEIMTAGVLNDIYNVQMNIIRHPQSGLPVALP is encoded by the coding sequence GTGTTCCAACTCCAACAAACCACCTTTGCCGTGCCCGACCGCATTTTGCTGCACGATATCACCCTCAGCTTCAAGCCCAACCGGGTTTACGGCCTGATTGGGCATAATGGTTCCGGCAAATCCACCCTGCTCAAACTGCTCACCCGCCAAACACAACCCACCGGCGGCTCGATTCTGCTCGACGGCCGCCCCGTCGCCACCTACAGCGCCCGCGATTATGCCAAACAAGTTGCCTATCTGCCGCAACATCTGCCGGCCGCCACCGCCCTCACCGCCCGCGAACTGGTTACGATGGGGCGCTATGCCTGGAGCGGCCTGCTCGGGCGCAGCAATGATGCCGACCGCCGTGCCATTGCCGAAGCCTTCGCACTCACCCATACCGAACGCTTTGCCGATCAAATTGTCGACACCCTGTCCGGCGGCGAACGTTCGCGCATCTGGCTGGCGATGTGTCTGGCGCAGCAAAGCCGCTACCTGCTGCTGGATGAGCCGCTGGCGGCGCTGGATATCGCCCACCAACTCGAAGTGATGGCGCTGGTGCGCGATTTGTCGCAGCGCCTGAACCTCGGCGTGATTATCGTGATTCACGACATCAATCTGGCCGCGCAATATTGCGACGAGCTGGTGGCGCTCAAACAAGGCCGCCTGCTCAAGCAGGGCAAACCCGCCGAAATCATGACTGCCGGCGTGCTCAACGATATTTACAACGTGCAGATGAACATCATCCGCCACCCCCAAAGCGGCCTGCCGGTGGCCTTGCCTTAA
- a CDS encoding DUF4157 domain-containing protein, with translation MFEQHWRRLGASEIAAARRLFGSSIDYSRVKIYRGIPCLPSLNVAVAPCNHIYFPRDNCPPDFTRAAPNYQIWLMHELTHVWQHQQGYRPWLGGLLLALTGGYRKRSAYVYPPLQHITRFSALNMEQQADLLAHYYAARYLDWPRYRIELPMFQTALKDFLNNPHDVSLLPSYRPRPSKCG, from the coding sequence ATGTTTGAGCAGCATTGGCGCCGGCTGGGCGCATCGGAAATTGCCGCCGCCCGCCGCCTGTTCGGCAGCAGCATCGACTACAGCCGCGTGAAAATCTACCGCGGCATTCCCTGCCTGCCCTCGCTCAACGTTGCCGTTGCCCCTTGCAACCATATTTATTTTCCCCGCGACAACTGCCCACCCGACTTTACCCGCGCCGCACCGAATTACCAAATATGGCTGATGCACGAGCTCACCCACGTATGGCAGCACCAGCAAGGCTACCGCCCCTGGCTCGGCGGCCTGCTGCTGGCACTCACGGGCGGTTACCGCAAACGCAGCGCCTATGTGTATCCGCCGCTGCAACACATCACCCGTTTCAGCGCGCTGAACATGGAGCAGCAGGCAGATTTGCTCGCCCACTATTATGCCGCCCGTTATCTTGATTGGCCGCGTTACCGCATCGAGCTGCCGATGTTTCAGACGGCCTTGAAAGACTTTTTAAACAATCCGCACGATGTTTCGCTGCTGCCCTCATACCGTCCCCGCCCGAGCAAATGCGGCTGA
- a CDS encoding DUF2062 domain-containing protein — MTRHRRSFRHKLPTREHIFASRWIKPLAPVFDKPYFWTLNRRRAAIAVAIGMFCGLMPGPTQMLSALIVAYFLRANLPVAVFATLYTNPLTYMPLYYLAYKIGALMLGIEAGELEFPSLSSGRFWAESQAWLMGAGKPLLLGVPVLGSILAVAGYFATLWLWRWHTAHHWHKRKDHHV; from the coding sequence ATGACCCGACACCGCCGCAGCTTCCGCCACAAACTGCCCACCCGCGAACACATTTTCGCTTCACGCTGGATCAAGCCCTTAGCCCCCGTGTTCGACAAACCCTATTTTTGGACGCTCAACCGCCGCCGCGCCGCCATTGCGGTGGCCATCGGCATGTTTTGCGGCCTGATGCCCGGCCCCACCCAAATGCTCAGCGCCCTGATTGTGGCTTATTTTCTGCGCGCCAACTTGCCCGTGGCCGTGTTTGCCACCCTCTACACCAATCCGCTCACCTACATGCCGCTTTATTATCTCGCCTACAAAATCGGCGCCCTGATGCTGGGCATAGAAGCCGGCGAGCTGGAATTCCCTTCTCTCAGCAGCGGCCGTTTCTGGGCCGAATCTCAGGCATGGCTGATGGGCGCGGGCAAACCGCTGTTGCTGGGCGTGCCGGTATTGGGCAGCATTTTGGCCGTTGCCGGCTATTTCGCCACCTTATGGCTCTGGCGCTGGCATACTGCCCATCATTGGCACAAACGCAAAGACCATCATGTTTGA
- a CDS encoding MFS transporter, with protein sequence MSLKDNINFAPSRRFAPLFGTQFLGAFNDNLFKTALFVMISFYGLGQNDFLPPSQMLNLGALLFILPYFLFSAISGQLSSKFDKARLARAIKVLEILVMLAAAAGFYLQSAPLLLFCLFCMGTQSTLFGPLKYAILPDYLNNKELMMGNSLIESGTFIAILFGQILGTAVAGFNPGVVAALVISVAALGTLSSLFMPSVPPKAPDTRIEPNIAKGTFSLLRQTFAQRELYTAIIGISWFWFVGSVYTTQLPTFTQIHLGGNDNVFNLMLALFSIGIAAGSVLCAKLSHQALRLGLVAIGTFGLTVCGLLLVWLTHGNRFDSLQGILWFLSQANAWPVMLTMIAIGFFGGFFSVPLYTWLQTASSDAFRAHAVAANNIVNGIFMVAAALISAALLWAFDSITLLYLIVAVGNLPLIACLFKLEPRIWRDLKSYSGAGKTRVP encoded by the coding sequence ATGAGCCTGAAAGATAACATCAACTTTGCCCCCAGCCGCCGCTTCGCTCCGCTTTTCGGCACCCAGTTTCTCGGCGCATTCAACGATAATCTTTTCAAAACCGCACTGTTTGTGATGATCAGCTTTTACGGCTTGGGGCAAAATGATTTTCTGCCGCCCAGCCAAATGCTCAATCTCGGCGCGCTGCTGTTTATTTTGCCGTATTTTCTTTTTTCAGCCATTTCCGGCCAGCTTAGCAGCAAATTCGACAAAGCCCGCCTGGCGCGCGCGATCAAAGTGCTGGAAATTCTGGTGATGCTTGCCGCCGCCGCAGGCTTTTATCTGCAATCGGCGCCCTTATTGCTGTTTTGTCTGTTTTGCATGGGCACGCAATCAACGCTGTTCGGCCCTTTGAAATACGCGATTTTGCCCGACTATCTCAACAATAAGGAGCTGATGATGGGCAACAGCCTGATTGAATCAGGTACCTTTATCGCCATTTTATTCGGCCAGATTCTCGGCACCGCCGTGGCCGGCTTCAACCCCGGCGTGGTGGCTGCGTTGGTGATATCCGTGGCCGCATTGGGCACGCTCAGCAGCCTGTTTATGCCCTCGGTGCCGCCCAAAGCACCCGACACCCGCATCGAACCGAATATTGCCAAAGGCACGTTTTCGCTGTTGCGGCAAACCTTTGCCCAACGCGAACTTTACACCGCCATCATCGGCATTTCATGGTTTTGGTTTGTAGGCTCGGTATACACCACCCAATTGCCCACTTTCACGCAAATCCATCTCGGCGGCAACGACAACGTCTTCAATCTGATGCTGGCGCTGTTTTCTATCGGCATTGCCGCAGGCTCGGTGCTGTGTGCCAAACTCAGCCATCAGGCTTTACGGTTGGGGCTGGTGGCCATAGGCACTTTCGGCCTCACCGTTTGCGGCCTGTTATTGGTGTGGCTCACCCACGGCAACCGCTTCGACAGCCTGCAAGGCATCCTGTGGTTTTTATCGCAGGCCAACGCCTGGCCGGTGATGCTCACCATGATTGCCATCGGCTTTTTCGGCGGTTTTTTCTCCGTGCCGCTCTACACCTGGCTGCAAACCGCCAGCAGTGATGCCTTCCGCGCCCATGCCGTCGCCGCCAACAACATCGTAAACGGCATTTTCATGGTAGCCGCCGCCCTGATCAGCGCCGCCCTCTTGTGGGCGTTTGACAGCATTACCCTGCTCTACCTGATCGTGGCCGTCGGCAATCTGCCGCTGATTGCCTGCCTGTTTAAGCTTGAGCCCCGCATATGGCGCGATTTGAAAAGCTATAGCGGCGCCGGAAAAACCAGAGTGCCGTGA
- the ccoS gene encoding cbb3-type cytochrome oxidase assembly protein CcoS codes for MESIFILIPISIILAFMIAYFFWWSGKNGQFDDLEGPAHRIIMDDDSTDQTSPTDKADKETDHEPER; via the coding sequence ATGGAAAGCATCTTTATCCTGATACCCATCAGCATCATATTGGCATTTATGATTGCCTATTTTTTCTGGTGGTCGGGCAAAAACGGCCAGTTTGATGATTTGGAAGGCCCCGCGCACCGTATTATTATGGATGACGACTCTACCGACCAAACAAGCCCGACCGACAAAGCAGACAAAGAAACCGACCATGAGCCTGAAAGATAA
- a CDS encoding HLGFF motif protein has translation MHYFSIHTQAGEHLGFFIMLADDETEQPPQSGRFAVKLQSETPPQDSAALNALSPYLNDEAPLYWAAEKDHVALFDGQSTIGRIRNEYLSIGGQTLLLNDLTGII, from the coding sequence ATGCACTATTTCAGTATCCACACGCAAGCAGGCGAGCATTTGGGCTTTTTTATCATGCTGGCCGACGATGAAACCGAGCAGCCGCCGCAGAGCGGCCGTTTTGCCGTCAAACTGCAAAGCGAAACACCGCCGCAAGATTCGGCAGCCTTAAACGCGCTCTCGCCCTATCTGAACGACGAAGCCCCACTCTATTGGGCGGCAGAAAAAGACCATGTCGCCCTGTTTGACGGCCAAAGCACCATCGGCCGCATCCGCAACGAATACCTCAGCATCGGCGGCCAAACGCTGCTGCTCAACGACTTAACAGGCATTATCTGA